The following coding sequences lie in one Puniceicoccaceae bacterium genomic window:
- a CDS encoding polymer-forming cytoskeletal protein has product MILSKSNSRNREPSSEPEVAFTPKNLEKHNILAEDVVLRGSIAFEGELQVDGRVEGTIESKSGSVVVGASSTIEGDVASPNITVHGEVHGNLSIDDRCVLAEGCKLIGDLKAASLMLEEGAVFWGKSQVGSSPKSGKAPARK; this is encoded by the coding sequence ATGATTCTGTCGAAATCGAACTCACGAAACCGGGAACCTTCCAGCGAACCTGAAGTGGCATTTACCCCCAAGAACCTGGAGAAACACAACATCCTCGCAGAAGACGTTGTCTTGCGTGGCAGCATCGCATTTGAAGGCGAACTGCAGGTGGACGGGAGAGTCGAGGGCACCATCGAATCCAAGTCTGGCAGTGTGGTGGTAGGTGCTTCCTCAACCATTGAAGGGGATGTCGCCAGTCCAAACATCACTGTTCACGGTGAAGTGCATGGCAACCTGTCCATCGATGACCGCTGTGTGTTGGCGGAGGGTTGCAAGTTGATTGGAGATCTGAAGGCGGCGAGTTTGATGCTTGAAGAAGGTGCTGTTTTCTGGGGAAAATCCCAGGTCGGCTCTTCTCCGAAGTCCGGCAAGGCTCCTGCGCGCAAGTAA